In Nycticebus coucang isolate mNycCou1 chromosome 9, mNycCou1.pri, whole genome shotgun sequence, the following are encoded in one genomic region:
- the LOC128594192 gene encoding olfactory receptor 2H2: MGNQSSPEGFLLLGFSEHPGMEKILFLVVLTAYLLTLLGNTLIILLSVLDPKLHSPMYFFLSNLSFLDLCFTTSCVPQMLVNLWGPKTISFLGCSVQLFIFLSLGTTECILLSVMAFDRYVAVCQPLHYATIIHPRLCWQLASVSWAIGLVESVVQTPSTLRLPFCPHRQVDDFVCEVPALIRLSCADTFYNEIQMAVASVLILIVPLSLILASYGAIAQAVLRINSAKGRRKAFGTCSSHLMVVILFYSSVIAVYLQPKNPYAQERGKFFGLFYAVGTPSLNPLIYTLRNKEVKSAFRRLLGKDRHSQENLGRAA, from the coding sequence ATGGGCAATCAAAGCTCCCCAGAGGGCTTCCTCCTTCTGGGCTTCTCTGAACATCCAGGGATGGAAAAGATTCTCTTCCTGGTTGTCTTAACTGCCTACCTCCTGACCCTGCTGGGCAACACACTCATCATCCTGCTGTCTGTGCTAGACCCCAAGCTCCACTCTCCAATGTACTTTTTCCTCTCCAACCTCTCCTTCTTGGACCTCTGCTTCACCACAAGTTGTGTCCCCCAGATGCTGGTCAACCTCTGGGGCCCAAAGACCATCAGCTTCCTGGGCTGCTCTGTGCAGCTCTTCATCTTCCTGTCCCTGGGGACCACTGAGTGCATCCTCCTTTCAGTGATGGCCTTTGACCGCTATGTGGCTGTCTGCCAACCCCTGCACTATGCCACCATCATCCATCCCCGCCTGTGCTGGCAGCTGGCATCTGTCTCCTGGGCTATTGGGCTGGTGGAGTCAGTAGTTCAGACACCATCCACCCTCCGCCTGCCCTTCTGCCCCCACCGGCAAGTGGATGATTTTGTCTGCGAAGTCCCAGCTCTAATTCGACTCTCCTGTGCAGACACCTTCTACAATGAGATCCAAATGGCTGTTGCCAGTGTCCTAATCTTGATTGTGCCCCTCAGCCTCATCCTTGCCTCTTATGGTGCCATTGCCCAGGCAGTGCTAAGGATTAACTCtgcaaaaggaaggaggaaagcttTTGGAACCTGCTCCTCCCATCTCATGGTTGTCATCCTCTTCTACAGCTCAGTCATTGCTGTCTACCTCCAGCCCAAAAACCCCTATGCCCAAGAGAGGGGCAAGTTCTTTGGTCTCTTCTATGCAGTGGGGACGCCTTCACTTAACCCTCTCATATACACTCTGAGGAACAAAGAGGTAAAGAGTGCCTTCAGGAGGTTGCTGGGGAAAGACAGGCACTCCCAGGAAAACTTAGGGAGAGCGGCTTAA
- the LOC128594696 gene encoding olfactory receptor 2H2-like, translating to MGNQSSPEGFLLLGFSEHPGMEKILFLVVLTAYLLTLLGNTLIILLSVLDPKLHSPMYFFLSNLSFLDLCFTTSCVPQMLVNLWGPKTISFLGCSVQLFIFLSLGTTECILLSVMAFDRYVAVCQPLHYATIIHPRLCWQLASVAWAMGVVQSVIQTPPTLRLPFCPHRQIDDFLCEVPSLIRLSCGDTSYSEIQLAVSSVILVVVPLSFILVSYGAIARAVLRINSAKGRRKAFGTCSSHLMVVILFYSSVIAVYLQPKNPYAQERGKFFGLFYAVGTPSLNPLIYTLRNNEVKRAFRRFLGKKWGLWGEVRERCLHAF from the coding sequence ATGGGCAATCAAAGCTCCCCAGAGGGCTTCCTCCTTCTGGGCTTCTCTGAACATCCAGGGATGGAAAAGATTCTCTTCCTGGTTGTCTTAACTGCCTACCTCCTGACCCTGCTGGGCAACACACTCATCATCCTGCTGTCTGTGCTGGACCCCAAGCTCCACTCTCCAATGTACTTTTTCCTCTCCAACCTCTCCTTCTTGGACCTCTGCTTCACCACAAGTTGTGTCCCCCAGATGCTGGTCAACCTCTGGGGCCCAAAGACCATCAGCTTCCTGGGCTGCTCTGTGCAGCTCTTCATCTTCCTGTCCCTGGGGACCACTGAGTGCATCCTCCTTTCAGTGATGGCCTTTGACCGCTATGTGGCTGTCTGCCAACCCCTGCACTATGCCACCATCATCCATCCCCGCCTGTGCTGGCAGCTGGCATCTGTCGCCTGGGCTATGGGTGTGGTTCAATCAGTAATCCAGACACCACCCACCCTCCGCCTGCCCTTCTGCCCCCACCGGCAGATAGATGACTTTTTATGTGAAGTCCCTTCTTTAATTCGACTGTCTTGTGGAGACACCTCCTACAGTGAAATCCAGTTAGCTGTATCCAGTGTCATCTTAGTAGTTGTACCTCTTAGCTTCATTCTTGTTTCCTATGGTGCCATTGCCCGGGCAGTGCTAAGGATTAACTCtgcaaaaggaaggaggaaagcttTTGGAACCTGCTCCTCCCATCTCATGGTTGTCATCCTCTTCTACAGCTCAGTCATTGCTGTCTACCTCCAGCCCAAAAACCCCTATGCCCAAGAGAGGGGCAAGTTCTTTGGTCTCTTCTATGCAGTGGGGACGCCTTCACTTAACCCTCTCATATACACTCTGAGGAACAATGAGGTAAAAAGGGCATTCAGGAGGTTTCTGGGGAAAAAGTGGGGACTCTGGGGAGAAGTGAGAGAGAGATGCTTACATGctttctaa